From a region of the Geothrix sp. 21YS21S-2 genome:
- the deoC gene encoding deoxyribose-phosphate aldolase, which produces MIDHTLLKPEATAAEVETLCAEARQYGFWSVCVNTSWVSRCRDLLRGSKVKVCCVVGFPLGAMDSRTKAYETREAIANGADEIDMVLNIGALKSGDLALVEKDVRAVVQAARGKTTKVILETGLLTDEEKVAACTICKNAGATFVKTSTGFAKGSVATEADIALMRRTVGPRMGVKASGGVRSLADAKKMIAAGATRIGASSGVAIVTGGEGKGY; this is translated from the coding sequence ATGATCGACCACACCCTGCTCAAGCCCGAGGCCACCGCCGCGGAAGTGGAGACCCTCTGCGCCGAGGCGCGGCAGTACGGCTTCTGGTCCGTGTGCGTGAACACCTCCTGGGTGTCCCGCTGCCGGGACCTGCTCCGCGGCTCCAAGGTCAAGGTCTGCTGCGTGGTGGGCTTCCCCCTGGGCGCCATGGACAGCCGGACCAAGGCGTACGAGACCCGCGAGGCCATCGCCAACGGCGCCGACGAGATCGACATGGTCCTCAACATCGGTGCGCTCAAGTCCGGCGACCTGGCCCTGGTGGAGAAGGACGTGCGCGCCGTGGTCCAGGCCGCGCGCGGCAAGACCACCAAGGTGATCCTCGAGACCGGGCTCCTCACCGACGAGGAGAAGGTCGCGGCCTGCACCATCTGCAAGAACGCCGGCGCGACCTTCGTGAAGACCTCCACGGGCTTCGCCAAGGGCAGCGTCGCCACCGAGGCCGACATCGCGCTGATGCGCCGCACCGTCGGGCCCCGCATGGGCGTGAAGGCCTCGGGCGGCGTGCGCAGCCTGGCCGACGCGAAGAAGATGATCGCCGCGGGCGCCACGCGCATCGGGGCCAGCTCGGGCGTGGCCATCGTCACCGGCGGCGAAGGGAAGGGGTACTGA
- a CDS encoding aldehyde dehydrogenase family protein gives MEIDRALVSRIAERVLRELEGAPAAGPQMGCFPDIPSAIRAAEAAFQAFRAIGLERRTEIIQELRVGLRRHAREISELAVSETGMGRVDDKVKKNLLVINKTPGPEVLRAEAVSGQHGLTLEELAPWGVIGSITPSTNPSETVINNGIGMLSAGNAVVFNAHPGARRTNAFTIDLINRLLVAEGAPANLLTCVTEPTLETAAELMKAPGIRLLVVTGGPAVVKAAFASGKKVIAGGPGNPPVVVDETADLEQAGRGIVAGASFDNNVVCICEKEVIAVEAIADRLKACMVAAGAYELRGAEIAAVERTVVDGRHPHKNFVGKDATHILKAAGIAFTGEPRLIFADVPFDHPFIQAELLMPVIGFTRARDVHEAIDMALKAEHGFRHTASMYSKNIDHLDKMARAVDCSIFVKNGPNYNGLGFEGPGSTSFTIASPTGEGLTNAAHFARRRRCTLKDHFRIV, from the coding sequence ATGGAAATCGATCGCGCCCTGGTCTCGAGAATCGCCGAACGCGTCCTCCGCGAACTGGAGGGCGCCCCGGCGGCGGGGCCGCAGATGGGCTGCTTCCCCGACATCCCGTCGGCGATCCGCGCCGCCGAGGCCGCCTTCCAGGCGTTCCGGGCCATCGGGCTGGAGCGGCGCACGGAGATCATCCAGGAGCTGCGCGTGGGCCTCCGGCGCCATGCCCGGGAGATCTCCGAGCTCGCCGTGAGCGAGACCGGCATGGGCCGCGTCGACGACAAGGTCAAGAAGAACCTCCTCGTCATCAACAAGACCCCCGGTCCCGAAGTGCTCCGGGCCGAGGCCGTCTCGGGCCAGCACGGCCTGACCCTGGAGGAGCTGGCCCCCTGGGGCGTCATCGGCTCCATCACGCCCTCCACGAACCCCTCCGAGACCGTCATCAACAACGGCATCGGCATGCTCTCGGCCGGCAACGCGGTGGTCTTCAACGCCCACCCCGGGGCCAGGCGCACCAACGCCTTCACCATCGACCTGATCAACCGACTCCTGGTGGCCGAGGGCGCCCCGGCCAACCTCCTCACCTGCGTCACCGAGCCCACCCTGGAGACCGCCGCCGAACTCATGAAGGCTCCCGGCATCCGCCTCCTGGTGGTCACCGGCGGCCCCGCCGTGGTCAAGGCCGCCTTCGCCTCGGGCAAGAAGGTCATCGCCGGCGGCCCGGGCAACCCCCCCGTGGTGGTGGACGAGACCGCGGACCTGGAGCAGGCCGGGCGCGGCATCGTCGCCGGGGCCTCCTTCGACAACAACGTGGTGTGCATCTGCGAGAAGGAGGTCATCGCCGTCGAGGCCATCGCGGACCGCCTCAAGGCCTGCATGGTGGCCGCGGGCGCCTACGAGCTCCGCGGCGCCGAGATCGCCGCCGTCGAGCGGACCGTGGTGGACGGGCGCCACCCCCACAAGAACTTCGTGGGCAAGGACGCCACCCACATCCTGAAGGCCGCCGGCATCGCCTTCACGGGCGAGCCCAGGCTGATCTTCGCCGACGTGCCCTTCGACCATCCCTTCATCCAGGCCGAGCTCCTCATGCCCGTCATCGGTTTCACCCGGGCCAGGGACGTGCATGAAGCCATCGACATGGCCCTGAAGGCCGAGCATGGCTTCCGCCACACCGCCAGCATGTACTCCAAGAACATCGACCACCTGGACAAGATGGCCCGCGCCGTGGACTGCTCGATCTTCGTGAAGAACGGGCCGAACTACAACGGCCTGGGCTTCGAGGGGCCAGGCTCCACCTCGTTCACCATCGCCTCCCCCACCGGGGAGGGGCTCACCAACGCCGCGCACTTCGCCCGGCGCCGCCGCTGCACCCTCAAGGACCACTTCCGCATCGTCTGA
- the eutM gene encoding ethanolamine utilization microcompartment protein EutM, whose amino-acid sequence MSEALGMIETKGFVAMVEASDAMLKAARVQLVGYEKIGGGFVTAIIRGDVAAVKAAVEAGSLAAQKVGEIVSVHVIPRPHENVDSVLPLGRTEANA is encoded by the coding sequence ATGAGTGAAGCGCTCGGCATGATCGAAACCAAGGGTTTCGTCGCCATGGTTGAAGCCAGCGACGCGATGCTGAAGGCGGCCCGCGTGCAGCTGGTCGGCTACGAGAAGATCGGCGGCGGCTTCGTCACCGCCATCATCCGCGGCGACGTCGCGGCGGTGAAGGCCGCCGTGGAGGCCGGATCGCTGGCCGCCCAGAAGGTCGGCGAGATCGTGTCCGTCCACGTCATCCCGCGTCCCCACGAGAACGTGGACTCCGTCCTCCCCCTGGGCCGCACCGAAGCGAACGCCTAG
- the rpiB gene encoding ribose 5-phosphate isomerase B: MDPQRVEQLVSEVVREVLSRRGTQRRVAVGSDHGGFDLKKRLAGVLEARGFAVVDVGCPDKTACDYPDFAKAVAQAVLGGACEMGIMIDGAGIGSSMACNRFPGIRAALCYDMKTILNSRQHNNANVLTLGAGANPPEAVEQMVLTWLATPFEGGRHQKRVDKIER, from the coding sequence ATGGATCCCCAGCGGGTCGAACAACTTGTCTCTGAAGTGGTGCGGGAGGTCCTCTCCCGGCGCGGAACCCAGCGGCGGGTGGCCGTGGGCTCCGACCATGGCGGCTTCGACCTGAAGAAGCGCCTTGCGGGCGTGCTGGAGGCGCGGGGCTTCGCGGTGGTGGACGTGGGCTGCCCGGACAAGACGGCCTGCGACTACCCGGACTTCGCCAAGGCGGTGGCCCAGGCGGTGCTGGGGGGCGCCTGCGAGATGGGGATCATGATCGACGGGGCGGGCATCGGCTCCTCCATGGCCTGCAACCGCTTCCCGGGGATCCGGGCCGCGCTCTGCTACGACATGAAGACCATCCTGAACTCCCGCCAGCACAACAACGCCAATGTCCTCACCCTGGGCGCGGGGGCCAACCCGCCCGAGGCGGTCGAGCAGATGGTCCTCACCTGGCTCGCGACCCCCTTCGAGGGCGGACGCCACCAGAAGCGCGTGGACAAGATCGAACGATGA
- a CDS encoding EutN/CcmL family microcompartment protein, with product MFIAEVLAPVVATEKLAFFAGRKLLLVREVLEDGTPGDRTMVALDGVQAGPGDRVLVARNGGAVDDVVGLKDCPANVVIIAHVDRVERQ from the coding sequence ATGTTCATCGCCGAAGTGCTCGCGCCCGTCGTCGCCACCGAGAAGCTGGCCTTCTTCGCGGGGCGCAAGCTCCTGCTGGTCCGGGAGGTGCTGGAGGACGGCACGCCCGGGGACCGCACGATGGTCGCCCTCGACGGCGTCCAGGCCGGGCCCGGGGACCGCGTCCTGGTGGCGCGCAACGGCGGGGCCGTGGACGACGTGGTGGGGCTGAAGGACTGCCCCGCCAACGTGGTGATCATCGCGCACGT
- a CDS encoding serine hydrolase: MTCTSLGAKADQRLALHSASVLVQDQKTGEPILQKHCDDVLPVASLTKLMTAMVILDSKVGMDERLTILEEDKDMLRHSHSRLPVGTVLTRSEALQLALMASENRAAHALGRTFPGGVQAFVAEMNAKARAMGLATARFEDPTGLSSGNRASAWDMARIVDEAYRHPQVRAFSTRTSATVAYKNRSIEFHNSNMLLASSRWRIGLSKTGFIEESGQCLVMQAQLAQRPVLIVLLDATGRHSRFDDANRIRQWMEGPEPERPRRHRRARLRVVSSRR, from the coding sequence GTGACCTGCACCTCCCTCGGCGCCAAGGCCGACCAGCGCCTCGCCCTCCACAGCGCCTCGGTGCTGGTGCAGGACCAGAAGACGGGGGAGCCCATCCTCCAGAAGCACTGCGACGACGTCCTGCCCGTGGCCTCCCTCACCAAGCTCATGACGGCCATGGTCATCCTGGACAGCAAGGTGGGCATGGACGAGCGCCTGACCATCCTGGAGGAGGACAAGGACATGCTCCGCCACAGCCACTCCCGGCTGCCGGTGGGCACCGTGCTCACGCGCTCCGAGGCGCTCCAGCTGGCTCTGATGGCCTCCGAGAACCGGGCCGCCCACGCCCTGGGCCGCACCTTCCCGGGCGGCGTGCAGGCCTTCGTGGCCGAGATGAACGCCAAGGCCCGGGCCATGGGCCTGGCCACCGCCCGCTTCGAGGACCCCACGGGGCTCTCCTCGGGCAACCGGGCTTCGGCCTGGGACATGGCCCGCATCGTGGACGAGGCCTACCGGCACCCCCAGGTGCGGGCCTTCTCCACCCGCACGAGCGCCACCGTGGCCTACAAGAACCGCTCCATCGAGTTCCACAACAGCAACATGCTCCTGGCGAGCTCCCGCTGGCGCATCGGGCTTTCCAAGACCGGCTTCATCGAGGAATCGGGGCAGTGCCTGGTCATGCAGGCGCAGCTTGCGCAGCGCCCCGTGCTCATCGTGCTCCTGGACGCCACGGGAAGGCACTCCCGCTTCGACGACGCCAACCGGATCCGCCAGTGGATGGAGGGACCCGAGCCCGAACGCCCGCGCCGCCACCGCCGCGCCCGTTTACGGGTTGTCTCCTCCAGGAGGTAG
- a CDS encoding BMC domain-containing protein codes for MSDGTLTLRAYCFIDSLQPQLAAFVGLGSRGFPPLKEQASVYIEVAPGIAINKMTDVALKAANVQPAAQVVERTFGMLEVHAYDKGEVRVAGEAAIGSFGLVEADRLTPYVATCEVIRSVEPMHAQIINRNRYGHMILPGQSLFLFECDPAAYAVLAANEAEKAADVSLIDLKPYGAVGRLMMAGSESEIDSAMKAAIDAINSIHGRPYRTKA; via the coding sequence ATGAGCGACGGCACCCTCACCCTCCGGGCCTACTGCTTCATCGACTCGCTCCAGCCGCAGCTGGCCGCCTTCGTGGGGCTGGGCTCCCGGGGCTTCCCTCCCCTCAAGGAGCAGGCCTCGGTCTACATCGAAGTGGCCCCCGGCATCGCCATCAACAAGATGACCGACGTGGCCCTCAAGGCCGCCAACGTTCAGCCCGCAGCGCAGGTGGTGGAACGCACCTTCGGCATGCTCGAGGTGCACGCCTACGACAAGGGCGAGGTGCGGGTGGCGGGCGAGGCCGCCATCGGGAGCTTCGGCCTGGTGGAAGCCGACCGCCTCACCCCCTACGTGGCCACCTGCGAGGTCATCCGGTCCGTGGAGCCCATGCACGCCCAGATCATCAACCGCAACCGGTACGGGCACATGATCCTGCCCGGCCAGTCCCTGTTCCTGTTCGAGTGCGACCCGGCCGCCTACGCGGTGCTGGCCGCCAACGAGGCCGAGAAGGCCGCCGACGTCTCCCTCATCGACCTCAAGCCCTACGGGGCTGTGGGGCGCCTGATGATGGCCGGAAGCGAGTCCGAGATCGACAGCGCAATGAAGGCAGCCATCGACGCCATCAATTCCATCCACGGCCGTCCGTACCGGACCAAGGCCTGA
- a CDS encoding EutN/CcmL family microcompartment protein translates to MLIAKVVGDVVASQKVGALAGHKLLLIQPVDPKGAPKGNPIVASDSVGAGSGEWVLVCQGSSARMTPVSEGKPVDAVVIGIVDAIQFEGSEVYTKS, encoded by the coding sequence ATGTTGATCGCCAAAGTGGTGGGCGACGTCGTCGCCAGCCAGAAGGTCGGCGCCCTCGCCGGCCACAAGCTGCTCCTGATCCAGCCGGTGGACCCCAAGGGCGCGCCCAAGGGCAACCCCATCGTCGCCTCGGACAGCGTCGGCGCCGGCTCCGGCGAATGGGTGCTCGTGTGCCAGGGCTCCTCGGCCCGCATGACGCCCGTGAGCGAGGGCAAGCCCGTGGATGCCGTCGTCATCGGCATCGTGGACGCCATCCAGTTCGAGGGCTCCGAGGTCTACACGAAATCCTGA
- a CDS encoding EutN/CcmL family microcompartment protein, with product MLLARVKGLVVATRKLDSLAGFTFRMIQGVDAEGRPVGEPLAAVDLVASRDGDLVMYIDAREAPKALPGGYGAIDACIVGLVDSAT from the coding sequence ATGCTTCTAGCGCGCGTTAAGGGCCTGGTGGTGGCCACCCGGAAGCTGGACTCCCTGGCGGGCTTCACCTTCCGCATGATCCAGGGCGTGGACGCCGAGGGCCGGCCCGTGGGCGAGCCCCTGGCCGCGGTGGACCTGGTGGCCTCGCGGGACGGGGACCTGGTCATGTACATCGACGCCCGGGAGGCCCCCAAGGCCCTCCCAGGCGGCTACGGGGCCATCGACGCCTGCATCGTGGGCCTCGTGGACTCGGCCACCTGA
- a CDS encoding BMC domain-containing protein produces MATPNLNLVPTLGILELSSIAKGLQVADLMLKKAEVRLLKAGPVGSGKFMIHLTGDEADLLEAVEEGHLHSDPFLVSWTYIPNLHPQVLAALQKEKGTELTTDAVGIVEGQALAALVQAADRAVKTTAVRLLELTYNLDLGGKGYFTFTGDLSEVEAALASAEELLREEAAFVHSEILARPHDIIQGLVLEGLESSCF; encoded by the coding sequence ATGGCCACTCCGAACCTGAACCTGGTCCCCACCCTCGGCATCCTCGAGCTCTCCAGCATCGCCAAAGGCCTGCAGGTGGCCGATCTGATGCTCAAGAAGGCGGAGGTGCGCCTGCTCAAGGCGGGCCCCGTCGGCTCCGGGAAGTTCATGATCCACCTCACGGGGGACGAGGCCGACCTCCTGGAGGCCGTGGAGGAGGGGCACCTGCACTCCGACCCCTTCCTGGTGTCCTGGACCTACATCCCCAACCTGCACCCCCAGGTGCTCGCCGCGCTCCAGAAGGAGAAGGGCACGGAACTGACCACCGACGCCGTCGGCATCGTGGAGGGCCAGGCCCTGGCCGCCCTGGTGCAGGCCGCGGACCGCGCCGTGAAGACAACCGCCGTGCGGCTCCTGGAGCTCACCTACAACCTGGACCTGGGCGGCAAGGGCTACTTCACCTTCACCGGCGACCTGTCCGAGGTGGAGGCCGCCCTGGCCTCGGCCGAGGAACTGCTCCGGGAGGAGGCGGCCTTCGTGCACAGCGAGATCCTGGCCCGCCCCCACGACATCATCCAGGGCCTGGTCCTGGAAGGGCTGGAGAGCTCATGCTTCTAG